In the Heptranchias perlo isolate sHepPer1 unplaced genomic scaffold, sHepPer1.hap1 HAP1_SCAFFOLD_60, whole genome shotgun sequence genome, one interval contains:
- the LOC137316840 gene encoding zinc finger protein 271-like, with protein MEKPWKCGDCGRGFSYSSRLETHRRRHTGERPFTCSVCRSGFTQSSHLTEHQLVHTDKRLFKCSVCEKSFKRKSDLLTHQRTHTGETPFTCTKCGKGFTQSSNLLTHQRIHTGERPFTCSVCGSGFTQSSHLIEHQLVHTDKRLFKCSVCEKSFKRKSDLLTHQRTHTGERPFTCSVCGKGFTRSSSLLTHQRVHTGERLFTCSVCGKSFTRSSHLLRHQQVHTGERPFTCFICGKGFAQSSTLLTHQRVHTGLRPFTCFICGKRFTQSSTLLTHQRVHTGERPFTCSVCGKEFTCSSGLIEHQLVHTDKRPFQCSNCEKSFKRTWDLLRHERIHTGERPITCFVCGMGFTQSSHLLSHQRDHM; from the coding sequence atggagaaaccgtggaaatgtggggactgtgggaggggattcagttactcatcccggctggaaacacatcgacgcagacacactggagagaggccgttcacctgctccgtatgTAGGagcggattcactcagtcatcccacctcactgaacatcaacttgttcacactgataagagactttttaaatgttctgtctgtgagaagagctttaaaagaaaaagtgatctgctgacacaccaacgcactcacactggggagacgccgttcacctgcactaagtgcgggaagggattcactcagtcatccaacctgctgacacaccagcgaattcacactggggagaggccgttcacctgctccgtgtgtgggagcggattcactcaatcttcccacctcattgaacatcagcttgttcacactgataagagactttttaaatgctctgtctgtgagaaaagctttaaaagaaaaagtgatctgctgacacaccaacgcactcacactggggagaggccgttcacctgctccgtgtgtgggaagggattcactcggtcatccagcctactgacacaccagcgagtccacactggggagaggctgttcacctgctccgtgtgtgggaagagtttcactcgatcatcccacctgctgagacatcagcaagttcacactggtgagaggccattcacctgcttcatatgtgggaagggattcgctcagtcatccaccctgcttacacaccagcgagttcacacagggctgaggccgttcacctgcttcatatgtgggaagagattcactcaatcatccaccctgctgacacaccagcgagttcacactggggagaggccattcacctgctccgtgtgtgggaaggaattcacttgttcctccggcctcattgaacaccaacttgttcacactgataagagaccctttcaatgttctaactgtgagaagagctttaaaagaacttgggatctgctgagacatgaacgtattcacactggggagaggccgatcacctgcttcgtgtgtgggatgggattcactcagtcttcccacctgctgagtcaccagcgggatcacatgtga